From Weissella diestrammenae, a single genomic window includes:
- a CDS encoding SpaA isopeptide-forming pilin-related protein: MTAENQAVIQQNALSSSDHDQMTIGSYVYLVHPNPEGTGGMAVCASNEKMTGIKWTSQLNVATTYVTGGDGYFQYCSLPAGQYRLIENIVPSGYTKMDDHDFVLGRPSADNLTGSQNEGPTPSASVITANNTSESNFVLLKNYEKSLFPVTGAKWLLVLVVLGVCLMGVAYYRYRVMHRQEQN, translated from the coding sequence GTGACCGCAGAAAATCAAGCGGTTATTCAGCAAAATGCCTTGTCGTCATCTGACCATGACCAAATGACCATTGGTAGTTACGTTTATTTAGTTCACCCGAATCCAGAGGGTACGGGAGGTATGGCTGTTTGCGCATCTAATGAAAAAATGACAGGTATCAAGTGGACATCGCAACTTAATGTAGCGACAACGTATGTTACTGGTGGTGATGGTTATTTTCAATATTGTAGTTTACCAGCCGGACAGTATCGCTTGATTGAAAATATTGTGCCCTCAGGATATACCAAAATGGATGACCACGACTTTGTTCTAGGGCGTCCGAGTGCGGATAATCTAACTGGCTCTCAAAATGAGGGGCCGACACCTTCAGCAAGTGTTATTACGGCGAATAATACATCTGAGAGTAATTTTGTGCTATTGAAAAATTATGAGAAGTCGCTCTTCCCAGTCACGGGAGCCAAATGGCTACTGGTGTTGGTAGTGCTTGGTGTATGCCTAATGGGCGTTGCTTACTATCGCTATCGTGTTATGCATCGTCAAGAACAAAATTAA
- a CDS encoding TIGR00730 family Rossman fold protein: MKIQKIGVFMGSQSGKNDHFQLAADETGLQIADRKWHLVYGGSSTGLMGDVAKAAFTNGASVTGVWPNVLLPEAANTTYITNMLKVDNMSDRKQRMFELADACVFLPGGLGTLEELGQALSWSKLNIFTKPIVILNIDGFYEPLELWIQRSQQEAFFDVTAIEQLHIFDSVSRAFEFLDTIV, from the coding sequence ATGAAAATTCAAAAAATTGGTGTTTTTATGGGCTCGCAATCTGGGAAAAATGATCACTTCCAACTAGCGGCTGACGAAACTGGTTTACAAATAGCGGATCGAAAATGGCATTTAGTCTATGGTGGTTCTTCGACGGGGTTGATGGGCGATGTTGCTAAAGCAGCATTTACCAATGGCGCATCCGTGACGGGTGTTTGGCCCAATGTCTTGTTACCAGAGGCCGCAAATACCACCTACATTACCAACATGTTAAAAGTTGATAATATGTCTGACCGTAAACAACGCATGTTTGAATTGGCAGATGCTTGTGTTTTTCTGCCCGGTGGTTTAGGTACGCTGGAAGAGTTGGGTCAGGCGTTGTCTTGGTCAAAATTAAATATCTTTACCAAGCCAATTGTAATTTTGAATATTGATGGCTTTTATGAGCCGTTAGAATTATGGATACAGCGGTCACAACAAGAAGCATTTTTTGATGTCACGGCAATTGAACAGCTACATATCTTTGATTCAGTGAGCCGTGCATTTGAATTTTTAGATACGATTGTTTAA
- a CDS encoding LPXTG cell wall anchor domain-containing protein: protein MNQAYSLTLGHTQGGKINGTADDADIVIANYSHRSAKVLLGMLPKTGMIGLYGLGLFGMLLAGYLLIKNRRQQ from the coding sequence ATGAATCAGGCTTATTCTTTAACGTTAGGTCACACACAAGGGGGCAAAATTAATGGCACAGCTGATGATGCAGATATTGTCATTGCTAATTACTCCCATCGTTCAGCAAAAGTATTATTAGGGATGTTGCCAAAGACAGGAATGATCGGTTTATACGGTCTTGGTCTGTTTGGTATGTTATTAGCCGGTTACCTATTGATTAAAAATCGACGCCAACAATAA
- a CDS encoding nucleoside deaminase: MTPAQIDGFMGEAIQEAKKAAALGEVPIGAVVVLNGQIIGRGFNLRERFHDPSQHAEFQAILAASRYMKSWRLTGAQVFVTIEPCIMCAGLIQQARIESVYYGAADPKAGGVESMYHILSDSRLNHQVAVYPGVRAEETGNLLRHFFRAIRQRRKQEKIKYQANQVTK, encoded by the coding sequence ATGACACCAGCGCAAATTGATGGCTTTATGGGTGAAGCGATTCAAGAGGCAAAAAAAGCGGCGGCGTTGGGTGAAGTCCCAATCGGAGCGGTAGTCGTCTTGAATGGTCAAATCATTGGGCGTGGGTTCAACTTACGTGAGCGGTTTCATGACCCTAGCCAGCACGCTGAATTCCAAGCCATTTTAGCGGCGAGTCGGTACATGAAATCATGGCGGCTGACAGGCGCCCAAGTTTTTGTGACGATTGAACCATGTATTATGTGTGCCGGGTTGATTCAACAGGCTCGAATTGAGTCAGTTTATTATGGCGCAGCCGATCCAAAAGCTGGTGGCGTTGAATCAATGTATCACATTTTGTCAGACTCACGATTAAATCACCAAGTGGCCGTGTATCCGGGCGTTCGCGCTGAGGAAACGGGTAACTTATTGCGTCATTTTTTTCGTGCCATTCGGCAACGACGAAAGCAAGAAAAAATCAAATATCAAGCCAATCAAGTCACAAAATAA
- a CDS encoding alpha/beta hydrolase, translated as MQKKSHLRRLLIGTAVVGASLAIVVAGAGAYFFHVAEVRAKKNFIGSGVLSKNDPLYPQQQAYQQYQHQEWQLTAHDGTKLVGYYTPATVKTTKTALVIHGFGVDHRAMAPYAAMFHQQGYNVLLLDNRAAGKSGGHYIGFGYLEAQDAKQWTQKIVAVQGQQTQIVVMGASLGGATTMMLSGMQPPKQVKAYVEDAGYASIHAELMYQAEQMYGLPKWIAKPLLAVVSGYSKLFAGYAYSQGNVTQYLAKNTRPMFFIHGANDTFVPTRFINDNYQAQKGPKAKMIVKKAQHVQSYATDIKMYEQRVANFLAQYVHD; from the coding sequence ATGCAAAAAAAATCTCATTTACGGCGTCTATTGATTGGTACGGCTGTAGTTGGTGCAAGCCTTGCGATTGTCGTTGCGGGTGCTGGTGCATATTTTTTTCATGTTGCTGAAGTACGAGCTAAAAAGAACTTTATCGGTAGTGGCGTTTTAAGTAAAAATGACCCGTTATATCCCCAACAACAAGCCTATCAACAGTACCAACATCAAGAATGGCAGTTAACCGCTCATGATGGGACTAAGTTGGTGGGATATTATACCCCAGCAACGGTGAAAACGACCAAAACTGCTTTAGTTATTCATGGATTTGGGGTTGATCATCGCGCAATGGCCCCTTATGCAGCGATGTTCCATCAACAAGGCTATAATGTGTTGCTACTTGATAATCGCGCGGCTGGTAAATCTGGTGGCCACTATATTGGCTTTGGTTACCTTGAAGCACAAGATGCTAAACAATGGACCCAAAAGATCGTGGCAGTCCAAGGCCAACAGACACAGATTGTGGTAATGGGTGCATCGCTTGGCGGTGCAACAACGATGATGTTATCGGGGATGCAGCCACCAAAGCAAGTGAAAGCATATGTGGAAGACGCGGGCTATGCCTCAATTCATGCGGAATTGATGTATCAAGCAGAACAAATGTATGGCTTACCAAAGTGGATAGCTAAGCCTTTATTGGCGGTGGTTTCCGGTTATTCTAAATTATTTGCTGGCTATGCGTATTCACAAGGTAATGTGACCCAATATCTTGCTAAAAATACGCGGCCAATGTTCTTCATTCATGGCGCAAATGACACATTTGTCCCAACCCGCTTTATTAATGACAATTATCAAGCGCAAAAGGGGCCTAAAGCCAAGATGATTGTGAAAAAAGCGCAGCATGTGCAATCTTACGCGACGGATATTAAGATGTATGAACAACGTGTTGCAAATTTCCTAGCACAATATGTTCATGATTAA
- the addA gene encoding helicase-exonuclease AddAB subunit AddA, protein MEFTKQQQQAIVDRNQNILVSASAGSGKTRVLVERVLQRLKQGDNLDGFLIVTFTEAAAAEMRERLENEIRQAANQAEGEGQQHLRRQLRLLRVTNISTVDAFALRLIEQYHYTIDLDPQFRIADNAERQLTMMQIFDTVLTQQYENDQDDRFKTFAKQFIKNGSDSALQQAVFKLFNFAMARPDTDEWLAQLSHQYQSDGDFLSSQTYLVTLLPEIKNGLTDIRHQYQQIVDLVQEFGDDLEGAPLNRKNDLLIECNTLNVLSQQLTEESNWGHLRQQFLSLAFTRWNAKGRPLPRNMDDESKATWQQITALRSASKEQYQELVTKIFVLDEVGITTAVSGAQQNITQLVALTNQFRAVYLAEKIQKRVFDFNDLEHFALQIVSQPKIAATLAQQYVEIMVDEYQDTSYLQEAIVQAIAKPNNVFQVGDIKQSIYKFRQADPKLFANKMKNYPLADTQDSEVITLAENFRSQPNVTQFINYLFMQFMSDQLGGVTYTGEAKLVAGASYYPLDLPKKAELMVYFNDADSDEDQGENVADEPVDVSGYNATTGQITMLGAKIKTMVAEGFTVFDRRAGLSRPVRYADITILVPSRSQNPQVIDIFKVLDIPLTVNDSGNYFQTLEISVMMSLLKIIDNPHQDVPLVTVLRSPIYQVGENGLAMIRAQQKQGDFYDALQHFMTLNSDQVSAELKATFETTQAAGKRLLQDLADFKTYAIQNQIVQLIWAIYQRTGWLDYVSAMLGGNQRQANLHALYERAAAYQQTNFTGLYQFNRYIEQLQKNAADDLGEADANESSDTVKLMTIHGSKGLEFPIVFMLNANKGFNTEDQSGQMIIDADAGVGMQYLDLEHALKLTPPQYLAVRSAINRSSFAEQLRVLYVALTRAEQQLFIVGAYKKPEELLKKWQLAYMPQAEQWMLDDAIRLQANSFMDLIGMALARHPQFEAKLKASKIMSALDLDNLATQSVEPDESFEFSLSFQNSNDVAVAEQAVQAMGPVGHVDDDRTDSVVVPTVEHIDLQNVFDFRYPHEMATRTTAYQSVSEIKRLFEDPDIIAGQPYQDQRLASDETQESGLRFTQKNLREPHFLTEMATRPSGAARGTATHLVMQKVDLSAGAPTIPQVEQLIETLIAEELIEPTLQHLIPVKQIVAFFNDTTLGKQMVKHADTLQREVPFSMLMAAKTLYQDYEGDERVLVHGIIDGYFMVDQTLWLYDYKTDYIAPEITDAKAFLQARYQSQLNVYASALTAMGQGDIRRFVMSFGANKVYEF, encoded by the coding sequence ATGGAATTCACTAAACAACAACAACAAGCAATTGTTGATCGTAATCAAAATATTTTAGTTTCTGCATCAGCGGGTTCGGGTAAGACACGGGTCTTAGTTGAAAGAGTCCTACAGCGTTTGAAACAAGGTGATAACCTTGATGGCTTTTTGATTGTCACCTTCACTGAGGCGGCCGCAGCTGAGATGCGTGAACGGTTAGAAAATGAAATTCGCCAAGCCGCTAACCAGGCTGAAGGCGAAGGACAACAACATTTAAGACGACAACTTCGGCTCTTACGGGTTACTAATATTTCAACAGTCGATGCCTTTGCTTTACGCTTAATTGAACAGTATCACTACACAATTGATTTAGATCCGCAATTTCGAATTGCTGATAATGCCGAAAGACAATTAACGATGATGCAAATTTTTGATACCGTTTTGACGCAACAGTATGAGAATGATCAAGATGACCGCTTCAAAACTTTTGCTAAACAGTTTATCAAGAATGGTTCTGATAGTGCACTTCAACAGGCTGTGTTTAAATTGTTTAATTTTGCGATGGCACGACCAGATACAGATGAATGGTTAGCGCAGTTAAGTCATCAATATCAATCTGATGGTGATTTTTTGAGTTCACAGACTTATTTAGTCACGTTATTGCCGGAAATTAAGAATGGACTGACGGACATTAGGCATCAGTATCAGCAAATTGTTGATTTGGTGCAAGAATTTGGTGATGACCTTGAAGGGGCGCCACTCAATCGCAAGAATGATTTATTGATAGAATGCAATACTTTAAATGTTTTATCTCAACAGTTAACTGAAGAATCGAATTGGGGGCATTTACGGCAACAATTTTTGAGTCTGGCGTTTACGAGATGGAACGCCAAAGGTCGACCTTTACCCCGAAATATGGACGATGAGAGTAAAGCGACGTGGCAACAAATTACAGCCCTCCGGAGCGCAAGCAAAGAACAGTATCAAGAATTAGTGACAAAAATCTTCGTGTTGGATGAAGTCGGTATCACAACTGCGGTGAGCGGTGCCCAACAAAATATTACCCAGTTGGTAGCCCTCACAAATCAATTTAGAGCGGTTTACTTGGCTGAAAAAATTCAGAAGCGTGTATTTGATTTCAATGATTTAGAGCATTTTGCGTTGCAAATTGTGTCACAGCCAAAAATTGCAGCAACTTTAGCGCAACAATATGTTGAAATTATGGTTGATGAATATCAAGATACAAGTTATTTGCAAGAAGCCATTGTGCAAGCCATCGCCAAACCGAATAATGTCTTTCAAGTGGGTGACATTAAACAATCAATTTACAAGTTCCGTCAAGCAGACCCGAAACTGTTTGCTAATAAAATGAAAAATTATCCTCTGGCGGATACGCAGGATTCTGAGGTCATTACGTTAGCTGAAAATTTCCGTTCGCAACCCAACGTAACCCAGTTTATTAATTATCTATTCATGCAATTTATGAGTGACCAACTTGGTGGCGTGACCTATACTGGGGAAGCAAAGTTAGTTGCCGGAGCCAGTTATTATCCGCTAGATTTGCCGAAAAAAGCTGAACTCATGGTGTATTTTAATGATGCTGATTCGGATGAGGACCAGGGTGAAAATGTGGCGGATGAACCAGTTGACGTGAGCGGATATAATGCGACAACTGGTCAAATTACGATGCTTGGTGCCAAAATCAAGACGATGGTGGCAGAGGGTTTTACAGTTTTTGATCGGCGCGCAGGACTATCTCGTCCAGTGCGATATGCCGATATCACAATATTAGTGCCTTCACGGTCACAAAATCCGCAGGTCATCGATATTTTTAAAGTCTTAGATATTCCATTAACAGTGAATGATAGCGGTAATTATTTTCAAACACTTGAGATTTCGGTGATGATGAGTCTCTTGAAAATTATTGACAATCCACATCAAGATGTTCCTTTGGTCACTGTTTTGCGGTCACCGATTTATCAAGTCGGTGAAAATGGCTTAGCTATGATTCGGGCACAACAAAAGCAAGGCGATTTTTACGATGCGCTACAACATTTTATGACGTTAAACTCAGACCAAGTGTCGGCGGAATTAAAGGCAACTTTTGAAACGACACAAGCTGCCGGAAAACGATTATTGCAAGATTTGGCAGATTTTAAAACCTATGCTATCCAAAATCAGATTGTGCAATTGATTTGGGCAATTTATCAGCGTACTGGTTGGCTGGATTATGTGAGTGCGATGTTGGGAGGTAACCAACGACAAGCCAACTTGCACGCTTTGTATGAACGCGCTGCTGCCTATCAGCAGACAAATTTCACAGGCCTTTATCAATTTAATCGGTATATTGAGCAATTGCAAAAAAACGCCGCTGATGATTTGGGCGAGGCTGACGCGAATGAGAGTAGTGATACGGTTAAATTGATGACTATTCACGGTTCAAAAGGCTTAGAATTTCCAATCGTATTTATGTTAAATGCCAATAAAGGCTTCAATACGGAGGATCAATCGGGACAGATGATCATTGATGCTGATGCGGGTGTTGGGATGCAATATTTAGATTTAGAGCATGCTTTGAAATTAACACCACCGCAGTATCTAGCTGTGAGGTCAGCTATTAATCGCAGTTCATTTGCTGAGCAACTACGTGTCTTGTATGTCGCATTAACGCGTGCCGAACAACAGTTGTTTATTGTTGGTGCTTATAAAAAACCTGAAGAACTACTGAAAAAATGGCAATTGGCATATATGCCACAGGCTGAACAATGGATGCTGGATGACGCAATCCGTTTGCAAGCCAATTCATTTATGGACTTAATAGGAATGGCGTTAGCTCGACATCCACAATTTGAAGCCAAACTAAAAGCATCAAAAATCATGAGCGCCCTTGATTTGGATAATCTGGCCACCCAGTCAGTTGAACCCGATGAATCATTTGAGTTTTCGTTGTCATTCCAAAATTCAAATGATGTGGCGGTTGCTGAACAGGCAGTTCAAGCCATGGGGCCGGTCGGGCATGTTGATGATGACCGAACAGATAGTGTCGTTGTGCCAACGGTAGAACACATTGACCTACAAAATGTCTTTGATTTTCGATATCCACATGAGATGGCAACCCGGACCACGGCTTACCAATCCGTTTCTGAAATCAAACGTTTATTTGAAGATCCAGACATTATTGCTGGACAACCGTATCAAGATCAACGATTAGCCAGTGATGAGACACAGGAGAGTGGATTGCGCTTTACTCAAAAAAATCTTCGCGAACCACATTTCTTAACTGAAATGGCAACTCGTCCAAGTGGTGCGGCACGTGGGACCGCAACGCATTTAGTGATGCAAAAAGTTGACCTGTCGGCTGGAGCACCAACCATACCTCAGGTTGAACAATTAATTGAAACATTGATTGCCGAAGAATTAATTGAACCCACGCTCCAGCATTTGATACCAGTCAAGCAAATTGTCGCTTTCTTTAATGACACAACACTTGGGAAACAAATGGTCAAGCATGCAGATACGCTTCAGCGCGAAGTGCCATTTTCAATGTTAATGGCCGCAAAAACGTTATATCAAGACTACGAAGGTGATGAACGGGTCTTGGTTCACGGTATTATTGACGGATATTTTATGGTGGACCAGACGTTATGGTTGTATGATTACAAGACAGATTACATCGCACCTGAAATCACTGATGCTAAAGCTTTCTTGCAAGCGCGTTATCAAAGTCAGTTGAATGTTTATGCTTCTGCATTGACAGCAATGGGCCAGGGTGACATTCGTCGCTTTGTGATGTCCTTTGGTGCTAATAAGGTGTATGAGTTTTAA
- a CDS encoding class I SAM-dependent methyltransferase, which translates to MTEEHYYTQNPTTEHDEQTWSFSLLNHTLQFTTDAGVFSKQTVDFGTRTMLEAFNTEQLPAGKILDLGAGYGPVAISLAKALPKRQIDAVEVNERALALTLRNAADNQVAEQITGIQSDRYQQVHDKYAAILTNPPVRAGKSVVNDMITGAAEHLVANGTLTVVLQKKQGAPSAKQLMAETFGNVAVIAKNKGYYILESIYHDTSAN; encoded by the coding sequence ATGACAGAAGAACATTATTATACACAGAATCCCACCACCGAACACGATGAACAGACATGGTCGTTTTCGTTGTTGAACCATACGCTTCAGTTTACGACTGACGCGGGTGTTTTCTCAAAACAAACCGTCGATTTCGGGACGCGTACCATGTTAGAAGCTTTTAATACAGAACAATTGCCAGCTGGTAAAATCCTTGATTTGGGCGCCGGTTATGGGCCAGTGGCTATTAGTTTGGCCAAAGCTTTACCAAAACGGCAAATTGATGCGGTCGAAGTCAATGAACGTGCGTTGGCTTTAACATTACGTAATGCGGCAGATAATCAAGTTGCCGAACAAATCACTGGCATTCAATCTGACCGCTACCAACAGGTACATGATAAATATGCTGCTATTTTGACCAATCCACCAGTCCGTGCTGGTAAGTCAGTTGTGAATGATATGATTACCGGTGCAGCTGAGCATTTAGTTGCTAATGGGACACTAACGGTGGTGTTGCAAAAGAAACAAGGCGCACCTTCAGCAAAACAATTAATGGCAGAAACTTTTGGTAACGTTGCAGTGATTGCTAAAAATAAAGGGTATTACATTTTGGAGAGTATTTATCATGACACCAGCGCAAATTGA
- a CDS encoding PD-(D/E)XK nuclease family protein, with product MTLSILFGDGTKDHELALLKQMQHVLKQQPQAQIFYIVPNKIKFQTEINILTRLAALDDRQGATIATQNVQVFSLSRLAWFYMNDTKLYRHATVSPEALAMLVQQLLQAHQNDLQLYANLRNKQGFISQFTSQLLEIKEAGLQWSALQKMADALTDDVVLQNKLSDLALIGQALDTELGERDQYLSSDLLGVLKAFLLRGERDLSQQYFFINGYSQMNQQEKGVVEALMVQAADVTLALPIDHLTGTISHQVGNENDLFAAPKKLALQLQQFAIQNQIAVKMMPVETARTLSLTQQNVARFWSTYEQKGIQQFDGPELAIWETTSRYQEIEQLAQKIRMMVVNGQARYRDFVLLTPDLKQYENVIPAIFAKYELPLFMDVDHLMRHHPLVTFIDQLLTLAPQYTLQNIMTVLKTELFIPESVAIDDYREALAITENYALAKNMMGGFWTNSDAWQYDYRVTEDSDATLRQRAAKYDAQLALIHDQISKQIAPFLTQLSAAKDARQMAQLLYQFLMTHGVQQQLINWRDQAIAQGNLFAAQQSEQVWDKLIDVLDDFVMVFDTEQLTADNLREMLNAAFSNAKYSGVPAAMDQVLVSESGIVQIQGVPHVIIFGATSNNLPVTTRQRALLQDRDRIKLQALLPEGTQLRDTAEVTMAQDSLRIYNAMLIGTQSLLWSYPTGDGTVKLKASTYVERLQQSFQVPIKRFEVQPTGREDETILAQKIGTVASTLSHLLLAKREVQRNNQQLSASWQQVENVLRRVAKADLEAAITALHYSNQTETVASELITQLFSNTLKTSISRLETYAKNPYEFFLMYGLRLQPRQELQLTPAEQGTLMHAILEQVFQSLQGQPLGVLSVDGLQQLEQQAVAAIFASDDPTFDIFQSSQRMLALTDNLVARVHQALINMQNGQPAAGQIKTLGTETAFGAEGLAPIEFEIDGHPVVVRGKVDRYDEISVPESAQSYLSIVDYKAGKREFDFAQAYNGLELQLMTYWQAMQANYPEMAVGSASFWSLKDEPTKPVVTSAAESFSQQQALAKEAHDNAGMYRGLILDDEQFVATLESQSAYSPFAIARNKNGSYSQSGSDVVSSDELTILKQFNHLKITALTQRILAGQFPLMPYRDGTKTGLTYTDYKDVMRFDAKLDNRYHDLVKGKKKDILAKMQHDIETQGASDDGIH from the coding sequence ATGACATTATCGATCCTTTTTGGTGATGGCACCAAAGATCATGAATTGGCATTATTAAAACAAATGCAACATGTATTAAAGCAACAACCACAGGCACAAATTTTCTATATTGTGCCCAATAAAATCAAATTTCAAACTGAAATTAATATTTTGACACGGTTAGCAGCGCTAGATGACCGACAGGGTGCTACAATTGCGACTCAAAATGTGCAGGTTTTTTCACTGAGCCGATTAGCTTGGTTTTACATGAATGACACTAAGCTTTATCGCCATGCTACAGTGTCACCAGAGGCTTTAGCAATGCTTGTTCAGCAATTATTGCAGGCCCACCAAAATGACTTACAGTTATATGCTAACTTACGAAATAAACAAGGCTTTATTAGCCAATTTACCAGTCAGTTACTTGAAATTAAAGAAGCCGGCTTGCAATGGTCAGCACTGCAAAAAATGGCTGATGCATTAACGGATGATGTCGTTTTACAAAATAAATTATCGGATCTCGCATTAATCGGACAAGCCCTAGATACTGAATTAGGTGAGCGCGATCAATATTTAAGTAGTGATTTATTAGGGGTCTTAAAGGCCTTTTTGTTGCGTGGTGAACGTGATTTAAGTCAGCAGTATTTTTTCATTAACGGCTATTCCCAAATGAATCAGCAAGAAAAAGGGGTCGTAGAAGCCTTAATGGTACAAGCGGCAGACGTCACATTAGCTTTGCCAATTGACCATTTAACAGGCACAATCAGTCATCAAGTGGGTAATGAGAATGATCTGTTTGCAGCACCTAAAAAATTAGCTCTCCAATTGCAACAATTTGCCATTCAGAATCAAATTGCGGTCAAAATGATGCCGGTTGAAACAGCGCGGACATTAAGTCTGACGCAACAAAATGTGGCAAGATTTTGGTCAACCTATGAACAAAAAGGGATTCAACAGTTTGATGGACCTGAACTAGCAATTTGGGAAACCACTTCCCGCTATCAAGAAATAGAACAGTTAGCGCAAAAGATTAGAATGATGGTCGTGAATGGCCAAGCACGGTATCGTGATTTTGTACTATTAACACCAGATTTAAAACAGTATGAGAATGTCATTCCTGCGATATTTGCTAAATATGAGTTACCGCTCTTTATGGATGTTGATCATTTAATGCGTCATCACCCATTGGTTACATTCATTGACCAGTTATTAACATTGGCTCCCCAGTATACGTTACAAAATATAATGACGGTATTGAAGACTGAACTGTTCATTCCTGAATCAGTTGCAATAGATGATTATCGTGAGGCTTTAGCCATTACTGAAAATTATGCGTTAGCTAAAAATATGATGGGTGGTTTTTGGACTAATTCAGACGCGTGGCAATACGATTATCGGGTAACTGAAGATTCAGATGCAACATTGCGCCAACGTGCAGCCAAATATGATGCACAATTGGCCTTGATTCATGATCAAATTTCAAAACAAATTGCACCGTTTTTGACTCAGCTATCAGCAGCAAAAGATGCCCGTCAGATGGCGCAATTATTGTATCAATTTTTAATGACGCATGGTGTGCAACAACAATTAATTAATTGGCGTGATCAGGCAATTGCACAGGGGAATTTATTTGCTGCGCAACAATCAGAGCAAGTCTGGGATAAATTGATTGATGTCTTAGATGACTTCGTAATGGTCTTTGATACTGAGCAGCTAACGGCTGATAATCTACGTGAAATGTTGAATGCGGCGTTTAGTAATGCAAAATATTCTGGTGTACCGGCTGCGATGGATCAAGTTTTAGTCAGTGAATCAGGCATTGTCCAAATTCAAGGTGTACCGCATGTCATTATCTTTGGTGCCACCAGTAATAATCTACCAGTCACGACAAGACAACGTGCATTGTTACAAGATCGAGACCGGATAAAGCTGCAAGCATTATTACCGGAGGGGACGCAATTACGTGATACAGCAGAAGTCACCATGGCTCAAGATAGTTTGCGAATCTACAACGCCATGTTAATCGGGACACAAAGTTTGTTGTGGTCATACCCAACGGGTGATGGGACGGTTAAACTCAAAGCATCAACGTATGTTGAGCGTTTACAGCAAAGTTTTCAGGTGCCGATTAAGCGCTTTGAAGTGCAGCCGACTGGGCGAGAAGATGAGACCATTTTGGCCCAAAAAATTGGGACGGTTGCAAGTACTTTGAGTCATTTATTGTTAGCCAAACGTGAAGTACAGCGCAATAACCAGCAACTATCGGCGAGCTGGCAACAAGTTGAAAACGTCTTGCGTCGCGTGGCTAAAGCTGATTTAGAAGCGGCCATTACGGCACTGCATTATTCAAATCAAACAGAAACTGTGGCTTCGGAATTAATAACGCAGCTCTTTTCAAACACTCTTAAAACGTCGATTTCGCGCTTGGAAACATATGCAAAAAATCCCTATGAATTCTTTTTAATGTATGGTTTGAGATTACAACCACGGCAAGAGCTACAATTAACACCAGCTGAACAGGGTACATTGATGCACGCTATTTTGGAACAGGTTTTTCAATCATTACAAGGACAACCACTTGGTGTGTTATCAGTTGATGGGTTACAGCAATTAGAGCAGCAAGCTGTAGCCGCTATTTTTGCGAGTGATGACCCAACGTTCGACATTTTCCAGTCATCTCAGCGCATGCTGGCGTTGACGGATAACCTGGTGGCTCGTGTGCATCAGGCACTCATTAATATGCAAAATGGGCAACCAGCCGCTGGGCAAATTAAAACCTTAGGGACGGAAACCGCTTTTGGGGCAGAAGGGTTGGCGCCGATTGAATTTGAAATTGACGGTCATCCAGTTGTGGTGCGCGGAAAAGTCGATCGGTATGATGAAATTAGCGTACCAGAGTCAGCACAATCGTATTTATCAATTGTTGATTATAAAGCTGGTAAACGCGAATTCGATTTTGCACAAGCTTACAATGGCCTTGAATTACAATTAATGACTTATTGGCAAGCGATGCAAGCTAATTATCCTGAAATGGCCGTTGGTTCAGCTAGTTTTTGGTCATTGAAAGATGAACCAACCAAGCCAGTTGTTACCTCGGCGGCTGAATCCTTTTCTCAGCAGCAAGCATTAGCAAAAGAAGCCCATGACAATGCTGGCATGTATCGTGGTTTGATTTTAGATGATGAGCAGTTTGTGGCAACGCTAGAATCACAAAGTGCCTACTCACCCTTTGCGATTGCTCGCAATAAAAACGGAAGCTACAGTCAAAGTGGGTCAGATGTTGTATCATCTGATGAGTTGACAATTTTAAAGCAATTTAATCATTTAAAAATCACAGCGCTAACGCAGAGAATTTTAGCGGGTCAATTTCCATTGATGCCATATCGCGATGGCACGAAAACAGGGTTAACCTATACAGATTATAAAGATGTGATGCGTTTTGATGCTAAATTGGATAATCGTTATCATGATTTAGTGAAGGGTAAGAAGAAAGATATTCTAGCTAAAATGCAACACGATATTGAGACACAAGGAGCCTCTGACGATGGAATTCACTAA